The segment TGCGCGGGTTGGGCGTTTTCCCCCCGCGCGGAGCGCCCGAAACCTTGTGGGTGGGAGTCGAACGCAACGAAGAATTGAAGAGCCTGCGGAACAAGATCGAAAGCCTCCTGGTCCGCCGCGGACAACCTCCGGAGACCCGCAAATTCCATCCCCATGTATCCTTGGCCCGCGTCCGCGCTTCCCGGCCCGAATGGGTCGGCGCGTTCGTGGCCGGACATTCGCTTTTTTCGGTTCCCGAAATCGCGGTGCAATCCTTCGCCTTATTCTCCAGCAAGCTGACGCCCGACGGGGCCGTGCATACTTTGGAAAGGGAGTATCCCTTGGAAGGCATCCTGGATGCCGAAGGGCGCGAAGGCGATTAGCGCAAGGCGGTCAGATGAAGTCGCGCTTGCCGAACCACAAGCTGGCGATCAAGAGATAGACCCCGATGAAAGCCATTCCGTACAGGCTGGTATAAAGCACGTAATGCGGAGGGATGGGCAATTCGTAAACTACCCGGCCGCGGATGTTGAAATTCTCCAGGTTGGGGATCATGAAATAAACAGCGTGGATCAATTTCCCGGTGAACGGTGTGATCACCGGCGTGCCGGGAAGGCGTTGCCCGTATTTGCGGATGAATTCCAGGTGGTTGAGGATGTCTCCGGAAAGGTGCCCGGCCACGTAGACGCCCAAGGTGAACAAGGCGCTCAAGGTGGGCGTCGAAAAGGCGGAAAAGAGCAGGGCCGCGGACGTGACGACGGCCATCTCCATGAAGGTGAGATAGATGGCGGTGAGCAAAGAAGGCGTAGGCCGAACGTTGATGCA is part of the Fibrobacterota bacterium genome and harbors:
- the thpR gene encoding RNA 2',3'-cyclic phosphodiesterase produces the protein MPRLFIALAFPEAVKEKLSGISAGIPGADWVEPQQYHLTLRFLGEVDGPVFLDLREGLMSLSARSFYLGLRGLGVFPPRGAPETLWVGVERNEELKSLRNKIESLLVRRGQPPETRKFHPHVSLARVRASRPEWVGAFVAGHSLFSVPEIAVQSFALFSSKLTPDGAVHTLEREYPLEGILDAEGREGD